ATTTTTTGCTCTTTATTCACTTGTAAATAATTTATTTTTTTTAAGAGGAGCTAGCTTTATTCCAGGATGGATTGATGATTTATCTATCGGTGACAGTGTATATCATTTTGGATATAAGCTTCATTTTGTTTCTTGGACCGATATTAGAATTTTGCCTTTTATTATGATGTTTACTCAATTGGGATCTACAATTGTTAGCTCTAATATGGATTTAAAAAATCTTGGAGCGCAGCAGAAGTTTTTGTATTTTGGAATGCCCATTATGTTTTTTTTCATACTTTATAATATGCCATCAGGGCTTTTGATATATTGGATTACAACAAATATTTTTACTATTTTGCAGCAATACTATATAAAGATGCATTTGTCTTAAAGGGGGAATAATATGAGCTATGAATTTTACGGAAAAACCGAACAAGAAGCAATAAAGAAGGCAATGAGAGATCTAGAATTAAAAGAAGGTGAGTTTGATGTAGAAATTTTAGATAAAGAAAGAGTTGGATTTTTATTTAAGAAAGAAATGATTAAAATAAGGGTTTCTCCTCATGTAAAGGAGGCTAAAAAAGGCGGCTTTGAAATTAAAATTGGTGATGAAATTTGTGATAAAATTTTAGAATTTGTAAAAGAAATGCTAATTAAAATGGGATATTCTGTACATTTGACAATAGAGCCCAAAGAAGGGGGATATGTTAAGATTTCTATTGAGACAGATAGTCCAAATATTTTGATTGGACGAGAGGGTAAAAATTTAGATTCTTTACAGCTTTTAACAAATGTTTATGCCTCTAAGCTTATTGGTGAAAATAGTGCTTTTAATAGGGTCATATTGGATATTGGAGATTATAGAGAGCGATTTAAATCTAGGTTTATTAATTTAGCAATAAATTCTTTTCATAAAGTCAAAAGAACCAGGCGTTCTATTTTGTTGCCATCAATGAATCCTTTTGAAAGAAGAATTGTTCATACAACTTTAAATCGTTATAGTGACATAAAAACTGAAAGCGAAGGAGATGGAAATATAAAAAGAATAAGAGTCTCTTATGTTAGAAACAATAGGTTTGGTATCAATAATTCTCGCAGTTATCAAAAAAGAGATATTGGTTTTAAAAAATAAATTTATGGTACTACTTTGTGTTGAATTTTAAAGAGGAATAATAGTATGAAGATTTTTTTAACCGGAATTGCAGGTTTTATTGGATTTCATGTAGCTAAAAAGCTTGTAGAAAAAGGGCATGAAGTTTTAGGCATAGATGTATTAAATGATTATTATGACCTCAAATTTAAGCATGAAAGGTTAGAGGCTTTAGGTTTTTGTTCTAAGGATGTCAAAACCCGTAAGATTATTAAGAGTGAAAAATATAATAATTTATCTTTTGCTTATATTGATATACTAAATAAAGATAAACTGTTAGAACTTTTTAAAGAGCATAAATTTACGCATGTTTGTCATTTGGCTGCTCAAGCAGGTATTAGAGATAGTCTTGAAAATCCTGATAGCTATGTTTCAATAAATATTGTTGGGTTTTTTAATGTTTTAGACGTATGTAGAGTTTATAAAGAGAACATCAAACATTTTGTTTATGCTTCAACATCATCGGTTTATGGTATAAATGAAAATATACCGTCTAGTGAAGATTCTATTACAGATCACCCTTTAAATTTATATGCAGCTAGTAAAAAATCTAATGAGATGATAGCGCATGCTTATAGTGCGTCTTTTAATATTCCTACAACAGGGCTTAGATTTTTTACGGTTTATGGAACCTATGGAAGGCCCGATATGGCTTTATATTTATTTTCAGATGGAATTAAAAATGATAAACCCATTAATATTTTTAACAATGGAAATATGGCCAGGGATTTTACATATGTGAGCGATATTGCAGATGGTGTTTACAAGGTGTTGAAAAATCCGGCTAAGAGTGATTGTAATTTTGACGTTAAAAATCCAAATTCGTCAACATCTTCTTTCCCTTACAGAATATATAATATAGGAACTGGACACGCAACTAAATTGCTAGATTTTATTAGAGAGCTTGAAGCAAATTTTGATAAAAAGGCCTTAAAAAATTATATGCCTATGCAAAAAGCAGATGTTGTGGAAAGCTGTTGTGATATTTTAAAGCTTAAAAATGATGTGGGGTATGAGGCTAAAATTTCTATTAAAGAAGGAATAAAAGAATTTTCACAGTGGTATAAAATGTTAGAGTCTACCAAGAAGGTTTGACTTTAAACTTTTTTATGCAGAATGATAGATTTTTAATAAATTTTATATTTGCTTTTGTTTTAATAATTAATTATTGATTGATTTAAATTCAATTTTAATTCTTAGGTGTATAATTTATTATTATAGGCATTTGATAAAAGAAAAAATAAAATAGAAAGGAGTTATATAAATGGGTGTTTTAGATAAGATTAAACCAGGTGTGGTTTATGGGGAAGAGCTACATTCTTTATATGAAATATGTAAAAAAGAAGGATTTGCTATCCCTTCTATTAATTGTATAGGAACAAATTCTATTAATGCAGTTTTGGAGGCGGCAAAAGAAATTAATTCTCCTATTATGATACAATTTTCTAATAGTGGTTCTGCTTTTATTTGTGGGAAAGGATTAAAGATGGAAAAACCGCAAGGAGTTTCAATAGTTGGAGCTATTTCTGGCGCTATGCATGTTCATTTAATGGCAGAGCATTATGGTGTTCCTGTTGTGCTTCATACTGATCATTGTGCTAAAAATTTACTTCCTTGGGTTGAAGGACTTTTAGAGTATGGTGAAAAGTACTATAGCCAGCACAAAAAGCCACTATTTTCTTCACATATGTTAGATTTATCAGAA
Above is a genomic segment from Borreliella mayonii containing:
- the jag gene encoding RNA-binding cell elongation regulator Jag/EloR, with product MSYEFYGKTEQEAIKKAMRDLELKEGEFDVEILDKERVGFLFKKEMIKIRVSPHVKEAKKGGFEIKIGDEICDKILEFVKEMLIKMGYSVHLTIEPKEGGYVKISIETDSPNILIGREGKNLDSLQLLTNVYASKLIGENSAFNRVILDIGDYRERFKSRFINLAINSFHKVKRTRRSILLPSMNPFERRIVHTTLNRYSDIKTESEGDGNIKRIRVSYVRNNRFGINNSRSYQKRDIGFKK
- a CDS encoding NAD-dependent epimerase; translated protein: MKIFLTGIAGFIGFHVAKKLVEKGHEVLGIDVLNDYYDLKFKHERLEALGFCSKDVKTRKIIKSEKYNNLSFAYIDILNKDKLLELFKEHKFTHVCHLAAQAGIRDSLENPDSYVSINIVGFFNVLDVCRVYKENIKHFVYASTSSVYGINENIPSSEDSITDHPLNLYAASKKSNEMIAHAYSASFNIPTTGLRFFTVYGTYGRPDMALYLFSDGIKNDKPINIFNNGNMARDFTYVSDIADGVYKVLKNPAKSDCNFDVKNPNSSTSSFPYRIYNIGTGHATKLLDFIRELEANFDKKALKNYMPMQKADVVESCCDILKLKNDVGYEAKISIKEGIKEFSQWYKMLESTKKV